One genomic window of Longimicrobiaceae bacterium includes the following:
- a CDS encoding cysteine desulfurase family protein, which produces MQPIYLDHAATSPLRREVREAMLPYMEERFGNPSSLHRWGREARAALEDARARLAAVLGAAPLEVVFTRGGTEADNLAVLGRAHFAPRQPVVCSAIEHKAVLAAAKATTRIAGSSFHVVPVDANGVVREEELHALLEPKPAVVSVMWANNEVGAVQPVPRIAERCREAGVVFHTDAVQAFGKLPVRMDQVPAALLSLSAHKVGGPRGVGALFVRRGTRLHPLVYGGNQERGLRPGTEDVAGAVGMALAAELAVRDREAEMARLGALRDRLEAGLRAAIPELVVNAAGAERLPTVLNVCIQGVDGGALVPALDLEGIAASGGSACSSGAAAPSHVLTAMGLDEHAASPSLRFSLGKETTAEEIDRVLEVVPVVVARLRSFAPI; this is translated from the coding sequence ATGCAGCCCATCTACCTGGACCACGCGGCCACCTCCCCGCTGCGGAGAGAGGTTCGCGAAGCGATGCTCCCCTACATGGAGGAGCGCTTCGGGAACCCGTCCAGCCTGCACCGCTGGGGGCGGGAGGCGCGCGCGGCGCTGGAGGACGCGCGCGCCCGGCTGGCGGCGGTGCTGGGGGCCGCGCCGCTGGAGGTGGTGTTCACCCGTGGGGGGACCGAGGCCGACAACCTGGCCGTGCTGGGGCGGGCGCACTTCGCCCCGAGACAGCCGGTGGTCTGCTCGGCCATCGAGCACAAGGCGGTGCTCGCCGCCGCGAAGGCCACCACGCGCATCGCGGGCTCCAGCTTCCACGTGGTCCCGGTGGACGCGAACGGCGTCGTGCGCGAGGAGGAGCTCCACGCGCTGCTGGAGCCGAAGCCGGCGGTGGTGTCGGTGATGTGGGCCAACAACGAGGTGGGCGCCGTCCAGCCGGTCCCCCGGATCGCGGAGCGGTGCCGGGAGGCGGGGGTGGTCTTCCACACCGACGCCGTGCAGGCCTTCGGGAAGCTCCCGGTGCGGATGGACCAGGTCCCCGCGGCGCTGCTCTCGCTCAGCGCGCACAAGGTGGGCGGCCCTCGGGGCGTCGGCGCGCTCTTCGTGCGCAGGGGGACGCGCCTCCACCCGCTGGTGTACGGCGGGAACCAGGAGCGCGGGCTGCGCCCCGGGACGGAGGACGTGGCCGGTGCGGTGGGGATGGCCCTGGCGGCGGAGCTGGCGGTGCGCGACCGCGAGGCGGAGATGGCGCGCCTCGGCGCGCTGCGGGACCGGCTGGAGGCGGGGCTCCGGGCGGCGATCCCGGAGCTGGTGGTGAACGCCGCGGGCGCGGAGCGCCTCCCGACGGTGCTCAACGTGTGCATCCAGGGGGTGGACGGCGGCGCGCTCGTCCCCGCGCTGGACCTGGAAGGGATCGCCGCCTCGGGCGGGTCGGCGTGCTCCAGCGGCGCCGCCGCGCCCTCGCACGTGCTCACCGCCATGGGGCTGGACGAGCACGCGGCCTCACCCTCGCTGCGGTTCTCGCTGGGGAAGGAGACCACGGCGGAGGAGATCGACCGCGTGCTCGAGGTCGTCCCGGTGGTCGTGGCGCGGCTCCGGTCCTTTGCGCCGATCTGA